DNA from Dermacentor albipictus isolate Rhodes 1998 colony unplaced genomic scaffold, USDA_Dalb.pri_finalv2 scaffold_112, whole genome shotgun sequence:
AATTAGGGGCACCATACTCCTGGccactattttgtagcgatgccttattctTTGCTATTCTTATAATCAACCACAAATGGCTGTCTGATATTATTGATAATGAGGGcacaccgtcgctctgaccaatgGCCAAGCACAAAAATACAGAatcagaaaaggcatcgctacaaaatatcaGCCCTGTCAACGGATCAAATACAAATAAAGTAAGCGAGGAGCTTAACTTATTGTAATGGCCAGCTCACGTTTTGAAGCACCACTGATACAGAATGAAAACTTTACACTGGGAAACATCCAGTGATGTTTTATAATGAACAATAAATATTTCAAAATACTTTATTGCACTTCACGTAgctttaaaattatttcttgtgtaGATGACTTGGTGAAAGGGAACCATTTATGTAGTTCGCATTGTAAGGTTCTGGGCTGCTTGGCAGACGAAAAAGTATCCCTGCGTGTGGTCAACTAGTCCATGCTGTggggcaaagtaaaaaaaaatgactcaGTGGGCTTCCAAATGCTATAAAGAGGTGCTTACACAGAATGTGAGTGCTCTTGAAAAGAATGGTTTGCATTTTATGAAAGGTAGAATGACTTATAACATATTTTCAAAGCACAAAACAGAGAAGGCAGGTATATGGGGCAGACTTACCTGGACATTCCATTCACACTCAGTGATGCGCTGCACCAAAGCAAGAACTTTCTTGCTGACCGCCACATTTCCTTTTTTGCCCTTCCGTCCACGGTCTGGGTTTATGCCGAAAATGCCCTaaatgccgcccccccccccatcaatGAGAAGGCAGGCAAAATTGCAATAAAGTCTATATATAACGGCAATAAAGAAATGATTCGGATAATCTGGAATATTTTTAATGCCACAGCTCACGCTGATTTCAAGCATGACATACaaataatacatttttttttgttttaaagagCACCAGCCTACGAAAGGATTCAAAGTTGGACAAGTTGTTTTATGAGAAAGTTGAATaggaaacagcgcaaaaaaaatcTAGTAACCGACAACGCCTGCTGTGTACTTCTCGTCTTGTCCCCGATTTTCGTGCACCGTTTCTCCACCTAACACCCAGGAGAGGTGACTTTTGACTTTTATCATACAGGTGCATctggtgtaaggtgcacgtggGAGGTCTGACTGACTTTTATGACTGACTTTCATCATAGAAAAAAGCGACAGATGGGTTTTgcttttagatgcaacaaatcTCTAAAGTGCTTTTATTCTTTAATGTGAACACATTTTACCTATGGATATTTTAGACCTGCTTATTACCTTGGGGGCTTGCAAACTGAATATAAATCTCGCTGCTATAAATATGGGAGCAGCTTGACCTTCCAAATAACTCCAATAATTGATGGTAGCTCGCAGCAGGAACCGGAGCGCATTACTTTTGTGTAATTTGAAACTTAGGCCTCAACATTTTTCAGCTTTACAGACGTGTACTATGAAGCTGAAAAAAGTGGACTAAGCTTCAAATCGTCAGTGTTATTTTTGATTACACAGAAGCAATGTCTGCTGGTTCGTGCTGCCAACGACCGTCAATTTCTTTTATCAAGCTAGGACACTGAATTTACAATATCCACAGCACTGTTAAAGGTGCTTGTATACAGTTTCGTTCTTTTAAGGCCAGTATAATATATGCTATTAATGCGCATGATGTAAAACAAATACAAGTATAAACAGAAAATCAAATATACCTTTGTATGAATTCAAGTGTGCATGACGCCTTCTCTGCATAACAAATGTGGAAGCAGCAGTAAGCTGCAAACAGCATGCGGAATGCTTGCTTGAACATCTTTGCTGCTGCCACAACATGGCCATCAACAAGCAACAGGTACTCTTCAGGCATCCAGATGTCATCACCTAAACAAAATGAAAAGAGTACTTGTCACTTTTACATGATAGGGCTGACTGCTGCATCAACTGTTCTTTACCAGTCGTATGCAGAGTATATGCATTCCAAAAGTTACGTTCTAGGGCACTTTCTAATTTTCACTGAGTCTTGTGTGCCACTTGTTCCTAAACCAGCAGGTCTTTAGTTTTCTTTAAACCACAAAATAGTGTTGcaggaaagaaactataaatGGCTTTTGAAAACTATTTTGGGCAAAGTTTCAAGAGTATTTAAATAAAGAGAAGTGAAACTATAGGCATCCTCGAACAAAAAGAGCGTCTACCATATGCATACCCATTCAAAGACATAAATTTGCGACAAATCTGACCCAATTTTTTTAATACTTGACTATGACTCATTTGCATACAGTTAGCGGTTTACAAGCCATTGCTATACAGTTACTTGTGAAGACTGCTGGCACATAAAAATGCAGATACTGGCTCTCTGGCAGCATACTGAATAACAGAAAGCAACCCGGAAATGAACTGAATATTAAGGATATGTCCATGTAGTTGGCAGACTGCGTAACCCATGAAACTGCTAAATACAATATGTGGAAGAACATTAAAACTGCAATTCAGCAACAAAAATTTTgcatagagcaaaaaaaaaaaaacaggctcagTGATCAAATGTATGCTCTTTCACTTGTTTTCAGTCAAATTAACTATATAGCATGCTCATACTTCCCTACTTGGTGCACACGAAGATCACTGTTTAAAGGGAATAATAACACATATTGGCTGCATTTTGTTGCTGAACTGTCCTGAGAAAACCGAGTACTAAATATTAATTTTCGCTGTTGTGTAGTAAGCTCTGTCGTTAACATAAAGAGACACTAACATACTGTCAGCATAGGATATTCACAGGAAGTCATTAGTTATATTTTTCATCACAGGTTTCACGGCTGATGTGGAAATTATAGAAATGGTCCCAGTGAATATTTATTGTAAGTCAATATTTGTAAAATTCAAGAGAGAGAGCATGCGGTTTAAAACACTTGCCTTGAAATATCGGCTTCAAGTATACCAACATTCCATATTGGTTTGTAAACCCTTGTATATGGAGGTCTCAGTTGTAGAACCATATGCAGTGCTGATGTACTTGGCATCAACATTTCCAGCCTAATATTTCGAACTAGGTGCTTGCGTTAGATATTTCCAAAAATGCGCCAGTCTATAACAATAACTAGCCCTAATTTTCCGATCACTATACTTCGTATAAAACAGAGAACAAAAGTTACATACTTTAGTTTATTACACCGTCTTAACGTTCATTTCGCATTATATTGACTTCTTTTCTCAATAACTAGACTGTGCACACCAAATTTTATTGGTCTGCCGTTCCGTAaataaaagaggcctgtacaacgGTGAAATCATCACTACGGCCTGCTTTCTGTAGCATGGCAGTGTAATAGGTCAGCCCATAACTGCAAGTGCCTCATGTAATTCGTTAAGGTAAATCATCAAAACACTCGGGGCTATACGGCTGCTACATTATAACTTCTTTATCCAATAAATATTGAAGCTTTTTGGCACCATCTATAGCCAACGAAATGCCAAATATACGTTGAATGGACGTACCTGCTGCGATTATGCAGGGAGAAAGCGGTGTGTCCTCAAATCAAATCAACCTGTCTTACAATGAGACATGGCTGCAAATGCGTCGCACACAGTCAGTGGCATACGAGGACACCACAGAGAGAACGTCCAGAGTTCTTGCGGTGACGGGCGGAGAAGAGAAACATAGTTGAGGAAGCCGCAACGTGAACCACCTCGACTTCCCCAATGGCGCTGCAACGCCCGCTCCCGCCGCCGCGCCGCGATCT
Protein-coding regions in this window:
- the LOC139053405 gene encoding uncharacterized protein produces the protein MPEEYLLLVDGHVVAAAKMFKQAFRMLFAAYCCFHICYAEKASCTLEFIQRLGIFGINPDRGRKGKKGNVAVSKKVLALVQRITECEWNVQHGLVDHTQGYFFVCQAAQNLTMRTT